A segment of the Sander lucioperca isolate FBNREF2018 chromosome 7, SLUC_FBN_1.2, whole genome shotgun sequence genome:
gggggggcgccaaggaaaaaaggttgggaaccactgctctagccAGTCTGTTTCACAGTCTAATGTTAGGCTATACTGACCCTTGGTGGTCAGATGAAGTACTAAAATCACTATAAATCAAGCAGTGATATTTTTTTGGGTGCAAAACCTGAGTTTTTGGTAGTCTTTACAAGAAAGACTGTTGAAACATGTATAAAACCCAAACTCGacctaaaataaaatgtaattctaaaaataaaaagctgccAACTACACACTACTTGTGAATTTGTAGATCCCTTCTGAAATGTGGATATGTGACATAAGTTTATAGAAAACAATGAGATAGCACCATCTCCAGGTAAATGAATAAACTATAATTTCAAAAAATTAGAAAAACTTATAGATAGACCTACAGTGAAATATTTGACATTTGGGCTGAAACGATTAGAGGATTAATCAGTCAATTAACAAAAAACTAATTCATAAAATTACCTGGTTCCAGcttttcaaatgtgaatatttgctggtattattctatttttaagatattaaactaaatataataataaatatcatGTTTTGGGCTGTTGGTCggacatttgaagatgtcaaaATGGGCTTAGAGAAGCTGTGATGGACACATTTCACTATTTTGCAACATTTTATGaaccaaacaactaattaaAGACAAAATAATCAACAGTTGAATCAATAATGTAAACAAgtattagttgcagccctatagtTGTGATATTTAACCCTATAGCCTACTGTAAGGTATTTTGGACATATTAATAGACAGACCTGTTTTTGTGATGATGTATTGCATTATATTGCAGCTAACATATTAGCTACATTAAGTTACTCAAATTAGCTTGTCCTGTAACAATGTAGGCCTAGCTATAGTAACCGTTCTTGTAATATAGCCATAATATTAACTGAACATCACATTAACGTTACACTTAGCCTATAACGTTTTTACGTTAGCATGAAAACCACAGGTGTAGCTAGCTAATGAATAAAGGCTAACGTTAATTAACTTCAGAACGGAggcaattacaaaaaaatgaacTGTAATGTTGACGTTACCTGTGTTTTTCTTGCTAACTACAAGGTTAGCTCGTTCGCCCGTTCGGGAATATctggtgtaaaaaaaataaaaaaataaaggacaGTTTATTTGTTCGACGTCTGACATAACTTAGCTAagtattttcataaaaaatttACTTAAATTACACTTTTGATACTTTGGACTCACAGTGCTAACTATTAGCTTAAACATTGGCTATTTAAAACTAAATTAACGCCAAACTTTAAAACGACGTGCAGGTTTGACAACACTTACCTATGTTGAAGACATTTTTGGATTCCTAAAAGACTCCTCTTTACCTTTGCTGAAACAAAAAATGTCCCTGCTTGCATAGCTACGTACGAAGTAAATTAACTCGTCAGTTTGTTTCCCAACTGCCATTGCGGTTGGTACGGTTCTTCCATGGCCCAATTTGACTGACCCCAACAAAGTCTCCCATTGCCTACACATTGCCAGATATCTCTACAGCACAGCGACTGGACCCCAGCACTGCTTCATGTTTTGTGTATTCGCAACCGGTGTTAGaaaaagtactcagatccttaaCTCAAATGAAATTAGGAATACCACAGCGTGTAGAAAATAATATGTTCAggtcaaagtcctgcattctaaatcttaaaaaaataaataaaaataaaacactatAGCAATACTCTACTTAGTAGCCTAACAAACGTAGAAGTAGGCAACGCATTAGTGTTGCAGCTGGTTATTTGACTACTAGGCTATATACTGCCTGGTAGCTTAAGCCATAATAGTACATCATACTTTATTAGTTGATGTACATTTTGTAGtaataatctgaatctgaaaagtaactaatgttgttaaataaatgtagtggtgtAAAAATGATGGGCCTACAACATCGTCTTCTACAATCCTAGACTAAGGGcctataaagtagcataaaatggaaatagctACTcgagtaaagtacctcaaaattgtacttaagtccTTGAGCAAATGTCCTTAGTTATTCCACCACTGAGTAAAGCCATCATGGCCTTGAAATAACCATGTCGGATGAACAGTTTTCCGACCAACGAAAGTGAATATaagtttcataaaaaaaatagcagAGCTGTTGTATTGATTGTATTAGAAAGTAGGCTAGGTGTAATTAAAACACTGATAGTGTAAGTTTTCATTATTTGtccacttggctgcctgttatCTCAAACACTGATGCAAGTGAacatcatctctcaaaaaaacAGATACAGTAAAACAGTGTACTTATCTTACCTTTTAAATCTGATATTTAATAAAACATCCGTCAATCAAAATGATTAAATTGTTATTAAATGTGTCTGGCATCCATAAAATTATCTGGATTAGTCTCATGCATGTGGtataatatatgtatgcatgATGGTATTTCAATGTAGCAACAGCACAGATTTCATAAGTCTATTGCCTCTTCTCACCCTGATAAATAGACTCCAATCCATCTGTGCTTTAAAAAATCAGTGTTGAACTCTAACAGTAAATTCTCCAAGTGCTAATCCATAAGCAACTGGTATCATGCAGAGTAGCCATCAAGATATAGTAAGTACAAAGCATTTGACACAGAAATAAGACCTAGAAGGATCTGATGCACGATAGAGTGGCATCTTAGTTGGGAATAGTCATGGTTATCCTGCAATGTGGTGAGAAATAATAAGGCATTTAACCCAGCGCACAGTGCTACGGGTCAGCACTCATCAGTACTGAGTAccggtgttgcaccgaaatctgtgacccgtcgtgatctgtgtccctcctgttaaaagcaTAGCGCCCCCttccgtggttaaggttagggacaggggtttggttcaggttgaggtagggggacaccgatctcgatgggtcacagatttcggtgtaacaccggcACCGGATTTTGGTCCACATGAGTACCCTTACTTAATTGTTCataacagtattattaatacTGTTAAGAACAATATTAATACAACAGGCTGATATTTATACCAAAATAGGCTATGATTTATTGGGAAAAAACAAATAATTCTATGTAAACTCCGACATTCAGCCCCCCCTTAAAGCCCGAATGGAATGATCCTTTGTTTCATAAGCACATTTTTAGACACTGCAACTATTCGACTTTAAGATTAGCAGTCGAATCAGGCTCCTTAGATCGAATTGTCGAATGGTTGACTAGTTGGGGTCTACCCTACAAGATATACGTATGAATGTAAATATATCCAAGACACATGCAATGATCATGTCATGCAACTGCTGAAGTAGGGTACTGGCACTGATTTAACccacaaaaaaatcattaaagtcATATGATggtggggcgacctctagctcacccagtaagagcgtgcgccccatgtagcctgagtcctttgcagcggcccaggttcgaatccaacctgcggccctttgctgcgtgtcataccctctctctctctctccgccttTCCTGTCTACCCACTGTCACTGCCgattaaagggaaaagccccaaaaataatcttaaaaaaaaagtcatataatggCATGCTCGAAAAGTGGAAAATGTGTACTAGATTGGTTTTACAAGCAGAACTTAACCAAAAGTCACAAATCTTCAAGTGCACAGTTATGTTCAGTTACCTGTACAGCTAGCTATAAATGGGTAGGTTTGTGCTTTAAAGTACATCAAGCTGTGTATGTTATATGAAGAATAACATTTAATACTCATAATATGAtgagttaaagtgcccatattatgaaaaaatcactttttctgggatttggggtgttatgttgtgtctctggtgcttccacacacatacaaactttgaaaaaaatccacccatgctgtttagagtgagatacagtttctgaatgtgtcctgccttcagtctctgggtgagctgttcaaaatcggcacggcttgtgacgtcacaagccgaaacgagcaggctaaccgcaaccattagctcgtagcgttagcatgctaacactatggcaaagcccgtctacggaaagccgttccactccctatttagccccattgtacctactttggttgcagttccaccagagttccactgggggtgatcacggtccagtgcaaaatgaatgggactctatggagctagacggctaaatttgtctctttcgcctgattgtcgttgagaaatctcagatttgattgtagtttttgcaagttcaacatgggttataggtcaaaagttgaatgaacgagtacttatgccctttcgatttgttacaggttgagtcgttgttgcccataacacgctagcattctgctaatgaatgctgattggtcagtgaaggactgattacgatcggagatcccgcttgacggcatccgaagcagaaccagaatgtcagagtgaatatttcggcgtggtctttaaaacattagcaaacctctttctagcatgtgtattgacagggagagtctaatctgtcagctgtgttgtcgatgcctcgagagaaaaaaggaagcgactcagagcttgccgtaaagcagtatctctggccgtatatgtgtatgacgtcattgacattttaaaaggctttttagaacaaaaaagccactttaaaaaaatataacacccagcagtgtgtattttcttagcctcccctttcaaatgcaacattcaaattactagacaaaaaattatattctgagaaaagtggattttgaggggtatagctccatagagtcccattcattctgcactggcctgtgagcgccccctatatggaactctggtggaactgcaaccagttcagaagccggaagtaatgagagagtggaacttcttcccatattagaaattctttgactatggctaacgctagcatgctaacgctagcatgctacctcgttctcaatagcaaagcactgctacaacacacacaagttcaccataatctacaaaagaactacttacatgtgcgccctcatttagaagtctcccagctaatcctgccatgtaactgaccgaagttgtagaaacagcctttcttttactgtctatggagctagctagctgacatgatctacatctgagctactgggcatgtgcagtgcaatcaaagatagtacagaagaagaagaagaagaagaaaagaggtctcactctgtagctaaaacagagaccagctgaaaagaggatctgcagcagtgagagagagcggtgcagtacaacaaaaatatggtgttttttgaaaattaaaccatgtaaacctattctggtacaaccttaaaatacaattatgaacctgaaaatgagcataatatggctgctttaagggtGATATTTTTACTAAAATGTCTCTGCTGACTTCTTCTGGTTGCATGAAAATAAGATTTATAGTTGCCGTTTGTGGCAGAATTTAATTGTAGAGCTTGGGAAATGAGACAAAGATTGGGcatataatgtaatgtttttgCAAGATTATTTAGTTTCATCACTGCAATAATAATTGGTATCTTAAGGCTGCATGGGCACTTGTCTATGTGCAAATAACCAACAACCACTTACTAGAACTGGAAAAGGTGACAGAATAAGCACAATTTGCCTCATACAGTAtgatgttttgcttttcccttcTTCTCTTGGAATCAAGGTTTTTATAAAGCCATACTCATTAATTTTGACTATTTCTGCAAAAACAAATCACCGCTTATACTATGCAGTGTTTCCAGCCTGTGCTTTTCCAGGCCACACTATGTGCAGTTTCGTCAAGTGTTACGTAACCTCCTGGGCTGGCAGCAAAGCAGCGCGCTTCATGAAGCCGAGCAGCGTTGGCTGCGTCTTTAACACGAGTCGCCACAGATTTACCAAGCTCAAAAAAATCTAACGCCCCCTGATTTGACGGCATCCAACCTCTTTTTATCTTCAGCATATTAAAGCTATTCCGTCAGTTCATGGGTTGTTAACGCAGACACAGATGGtgtgtgcacaaacacacacacacacacacacatcacggGCTGCGTCTATACAGTCTGTGCCCCTCCGACTCCCAGCATCAATTGCAGCCCGGTGATGCTGTCATAAACCGTTTAACGATCGCGAAGGGGGCCGACGTATTGTGAATGGTTATTATGATTGGCTGCATTCATTTGTAAGTAGGCCTATAATGTGCAGTTGTATGCGACCCCACTCAGAGATAGAATAGGCTACAACCTGCTTGTTATAGACTGTTGCTATTTTTATTTGGGCTTGTAAGGATACGTCCGCGTATCTTATATCGTGTAGACTCGGTCGGCTTGAATGATACATTTCTCTTTTACTCGGAGGTTTTTTGAGGTTTTCCAAGGGCATCAGTGAGCGACACAGTGCAGCAGCGATGTGCATGTCTGACGGCTAGACGGAGCAAGAGGGAAGGACACTGTTTCTGCTGCTGTAGTCGTTGAGTTTTCACAGTTATCGGTCatatccagggtacaagcactCTGCTTTAGCTGCTCACTCGGTTCACCGCCTGGCTTTAGGATGCGACGTCATGAGTTGATCGCGCCTGACAGATGTTGCTGTGTTGCAGTTGCACAGGCATAGATTCTCCGCTTGCTCTCGCTGTTTTGGGGAGGATTCTGTAAAACGGTTCATGCGATAAATGCTAAGTCCTCGCTTCGTGCTCCGACAGATCGCAACATTCATTTAGTCTTCGGGATTGCATAAAATGATACCTGGATCTGCCGCATCAATGCTACCATCTGCAGAAGCTGCGAAATTGTACCAGACCAATTACGTCCGCAACTCCCGTGTCATCGGACTTTTATGGGCCATCTTCACTATCCTGTTCGGTATTGTTAACGTGACCATCTTCTCACAGCCCTATTGGATTGGAGATGGTGTGGATACACCGCAGGCCGGTTACTTCGGCCTTTTTCACTATTGCGTCGGAGATGGAATCTCCAGAGACATGGCCTGCCAGGGTAGCTTCACCGAGTTCGCCGATATCCCCTCCACTGCGTTCAAGGCCGCCTCCTTCTTGATTGGAATGTCCATGATGTTGGTTGTCACCTGCATCGGCTGCTTCagtctcttcttcctcctcagcacctcCACCGTGTACAAGATCTGCGGCTGGATGCAAGCAGCATCAGGCAAGTGTCTTTCAGTACCTAGTAGGGTGCAGGGGTGCAGGGACCGTCCTTGAAAGGGGCTTAGAGGATAGTTTATTGTCACTGTATGCACAAAATGGATAGATATGACACCTCACTTATCTTAGTTATCTTCCCAGCTACACTAAACACAGATGGGCAATATGAATATCtaaatgacaacaacaaaaaaccttGGCATGATATGTTTTGGAAATCCTTGAACTGGGGTGGATTTGAATTTGATTGATCAGTTGATTAGATAAATGAATTGTCAGTGGGAGCTGCCAAAGTGAAGATAAGCAGACAGTGTCCAGGATCTCTCTAGAGCTGTCAGCCAACACTGCTGAACAGACAGTGCTATCCATGGTGCTGAAGTGTTGCTGAGGAAATGATGGGCGATACTAAGCTACAGGTGTGAAGTCACATATGAGGAGTTTCTCAGCTTATTATAGCCTACTGTATTcaaaatatctaaaaatatgttttactttgtcatttaaaaataataatataaacaaaCCATCAGCAACTGAAAACATTGATAacttatagatatatatagatactgACCATAATAATCAGATCAGGTATTGGCCATGAAGTGACCCATTCCACATACAGTTTATTTGTCAGTTTAATTATTCAGTTAAAATTGTTTCCTCTATCAGTTACATTCATGGCGAATCATCCTTTTCACAGTTTCAGTGACACCACCATTCTTGGTCTCATGTTACCTTACATAAAAAATAATCCCAGTGAGTTATACAGATCAATACCTCATAAGCCAATCACACTGGTATTTGATTGATACTTGGTATTGAAAGATACCCTGAGTTAAGGTATGGGACTTGTTATCAGGAGAGAAAAAAGTGCATTTCAAGTTTCAATCGTGTGTTGTGAATTCTGGCGAGTATTGGTCCATTTACATTCGGAACATTTATTGTGCCTTAAACCAGTCTTTGCTTTATATAACAATATAGAGGTGTTTGTACCTTGATGTTAATTATGCTTCTTTGTTTTTAATCCTAACTGCTCATTAACTAACTAACACGTCACTACAACATATGTGCACGTATGCAGTTTAAACCTCTGAAAAGCGCACATCTCTTTTCAATATTGGTCAAAAATGATGGTCCAGTGTGATTGGATAAGTAACTTTTTTATGAGACTGTGTGACCACATAAAATATGCGCTTAATTGCATGATAATGCTGGCATTATTGCACCTAAGAGGTACACTACAGCCAAATATAATGTGaactgtttcttttttgtttgccCTGCAGTCTATCATCAGCCAAAAGGTGTAGGTGTGTTTCTGTGGTAGAGTTAGGGGGGTTTAAATGTTGTCAAGGTCAGTAGTTCAGCTGCTGGCCTGGCAGGATTGTGTCACTGTTACTGTGGAATAATGTCATCCAGTGTGAGTGGAGGCCTCCATCATCTGAAAGGAGTCCAAAACGTTGCCAAACATCAGTCTGCTCAGTTGAACCCAGTGATCGAAGCAGCCAGCTTCCTGTTTGCAACAAACACAAATTAGGGTGGATTATTTGGAACAGCTCCAGCTCAGTGTGTTATGTTGGGCTGAATTAATGCAATAAGCCTGTTTAATGAGGAGACCGCCAGGCTTTGTGCTTCTGTAGCTAAGAGATGAAAGAGAAAGCCAAGAGGAGAGACCCTGACCACAGCAAGCTGGCACAGGGATGCCTAACGAGGAAGCCAGGCTGCTTAGCACTGTCAAACTTCATTACACTTAGCTCAAGGTTAAACTCACGCTGTCTTCATTTACCAGCCCTGAGGAGGACAGGTGGCCCACTGGCATCTGTAATGGGCCCCTTACTGTCAGTTGATGTTTTGATAGGGGGGTACAAATCATCAATATGATAGTGATAAATGGCAGGCCAAAAAGTATGTGTGCAAGAGAAAGATAAAGGGATCTTTATTTCTTTACTGCTCCCTTTCCCTTTATCCTCTATTTTCCTCCTTGAAACATTTTGGCAATCTCATTTCATGCGAATAAAGgtcaatttagtttttttcattgTTATGCTACATTTTATAGTTCTTTCCTTGTCTTTGTTACAAAATTGTACGGTATGAAAAAACGGCACATACGAACAACATGCCTCCTTGAGTAAAAGGCCTCTTCAGATACACTAACCCAATATCAAGGTCATACTCTGTGTTGGCCACGTATACGTAATTTAAGTGATATACTGTATGCCATACTCGCAGCAGCTTTCACAAATCCCCTTGGGCTAAGGTCAGAAGGTTCTGTATAAACACGTAACAATATATAACAAATTCACGCCGTCGCACAGAGCTCCTCTCAAGTGAATCAGCCAGTGCGCACACTCTCTAGCCATCTCTAGGAAATGTTTTCTGTGAAgcccaagttaaaaaaaaggctgAATGTTTGATGTGAAAGCAAACCACAGGACACATTAGAACTCTCAAAATGTCTACCACAGTCAAACAAAGTTGAGTGCAGAAAGGTTCTTGCATCCATCCTGCCCTAGATGGACTCGTATCCTTCTTTTACCTCACCAGAGCTATTTCTGTCAGTGCATCTGCTCAAGTCCGTGGCATGCAGACGTAAGCACGTTTTCCCCCCCTGAGCCGAGCACAGCAAGATGCATGATGCACAAGCTCATTCACCTTATCTCTTTCTGTTACCTCCACACAATTTCACCCTTCTGTGCATTTCAACTTGTTTCCCCTGCTTATTTTGACCTCACTGGATCTCCAATCTTTTCTTCAACTCCTCTCTTCTATGTCCCCTGTTTTCTCTTCATAATCTTGTTCCAGTGAGTACAGTATGTGCTGtccatttctctctccatcGTGTCAGTCCGGTAACTGCAGTTCTTCGGGAGTCTGCACGCCAATTAATTAGGAAGACTGTGAGGTCAATGATAATTacttttattaattcattttacaCCCTGTGTAAGTTCTCGGTTATGTCAGCTGCCAGCCTTTTTCTATACTTGGTGAGATTTTGTTTCTTCTGACAAAATTGCATTCGGAAACATCCTCTGCTTCTTTGTTGATGTCTTTGGTAGTTACTTGGGGGATGAGTTTTGAGATTGCGCACATTTCTGAAGCATTTGCATGGTTTTCACTGATAATAAGCGACGGGAAATTTAAACACCAATCTGCTCATCTGTCTGATGAGCTACTCTTGGCATGTCTATTTCTGATGGCTGTTTGATCTGAAACTAACCGTAGTTTCTGATGTGCCACATGACATATACAGTGTGTTTAGAATAGATAGAAAGTAGCGAACATTTTAGTTAtttccaaggtgatgtctttaaattaCTTGTTTTGTCAGAACAACAGTTCATACCCAAAGGTATTCTGTTTACTATTACATCAGACAAAGAAATAAAGCAAATCCTCACAAATGAGAAGCTGGAGTTTGAGaacatttggcatttttgcttgaaaaattacttttacttttacttttactattcaattatcaaaatagtcaaAACTATATTTTCTGTCTAtcaattgactaattgttttaGATTTAAACCAAATTACAACATATAACTTAATTAGACCAGTAATTACTGGTCTGACCTTACTACGGACCTTAGACTAATCTTTTGAATTAAGCTACTAGGCTGCTCTCAGTCAACATACATTCAAACTGCATGCATACAGTAGGGAAGGCACTTGTGGCTGTCCATCTCTTTCTAAGTAAAGATATGTTAAAACTAAACTATATATTCTCTtcattgaatatatatatatatatatatatatatatatatatatatatatatatatatatatatatatatatataccagtaAGAAAATAGAGCCTTCAGTTAAAATCTACTTTAGATAAAGATGAGTAAAGATCAAACAAAATGGATCACAAATCAAAACCCTGAACCTGCATTGCCTGACAGTGGTGAAAAAGGACAGTGGGAAGATAAAGGGGAAACAGTTGACAATACAGAGAAAAAAGAACTGGGAGATAGCATATGAGAGAATAGTATGAGGTCTgaagacagatggacagacagaaaacaaatcAGATACCAGAGCTCAGAGAAGACTGATCCTTTGGGTCCCCTCTTTCTTTATCTCTAT
Coding sequences within it:
- the LOC116038659 gene encoding LHFPL tetraspan subfamily member 3 protein-like, with protein sequence MIPGSAASMLPSAEAAKLYQTNYVRNSRVIGLLWAIFTILFGIVNVTIFSQPYWIGDGVDTPQAGYFGLFHYCVGDGISRDMACQGSFTEFADIPSTAFKAASFLIGMSMMLVVTCIGCFSLFFLLSTSTVYKICGWMQAASGVCLVLGCMIYPDGWDSDEVRRMCGEQTDKYSLGACSVRWAYILAIMGILDALILSFLAFVLGNRQDGLMTEELLAESKEGGNA